Proteins encoded by one window of Torulaspora delbrueckii CBS 1146 chromosome 2, complete genome:
- the MDM35 gene encoding Mdm35p (similar to Saccharomyces cerevisiae MDM35 (YKL053C-A); ancestral locus Anc_2.587), whose amino-acid sequence MGNVMSASFAPECTELKKQYDNCFNEWYSEKFLKGKSIENECSKQWNAYTTCVDANLIKQGIKPALDEARQEAPFERGGAQSPQDS is encoded by the coding sequence ATGGGCAACGTAATGTCGGCGAGCTTTGCACCAGAATGCACAGAGCTGAAGAAACAGTATGATAACTGTTTCAACGAATGGtacagtgaaaaatttctcAAGGGCAAATCGATCGAAAACGAATGCTCCAAGCAATGGAACGCTTACACGACCTGCGTCGATGCCAACCTCATCAAGCAAGGAATTAAACCTGCCTTAGACGAAGCCCGTCAGGAGGCCCCCTTCGAGCGCGGAGGAGCTCAAAGTCCACAGGACTCCTAG
- the ASK1 gene encoding Ask1p (similar to Saccharomyces cerevisiae ASK1 (YKL052C); ancestral locus Anc_2.588) — protein MNSQLIHHQMLEETVEKLDQEITLSLQTIDSNLNYCFSKITKDIIPHVTRYGTVCEEVMDHASWLGTMFQQTGNVDLSLQGGERATDGRSSVTPETLFPGQPSVTTTTTANDEDDEFHTANLTNTGHILRLPSDSSDEEPVKNGPEADGSTLQRQRRKRKVSLLLQQEYGSSSSVIGVPQSKDSSTSEYRGLIDSSPMKHIPNDDESTKEPKPGTVIHFSTGS, from the coding sequence atgaacTCACAACTAATACACCACCAGATGTTGGAAGAAACTGTAGAGAAATTGGATCAAGAGATCACGTTGAGTTTACAGACGATAGACTCTAATTTGAATTATTGTTTTAGTAAGATCACGAAGGATATTATACCGCATGTGACGCGTTACGGAACTGTTTGTGAAGAAGTTATGGATCATGCCAGTTGGCTCGGTACTATGTTTCAACAGACTGGTAATGTCGATTTGAGTTTACAGGGAGGCGAAAGGGCAACCGATGGTCGTTCTAGTGTCACTCCAGAAACTTTGTTTCCAGGTCAACCTTCTGTTACCACTACGACTACTGCaaatgatgaggacgatgagTTCCATACGGCAAATCTGACAAACACGGGCCACATACTACGATTGCCTTCAGATTCGAGTGATGAAGAGCCAGTAAAAAATGGGCCTGAAGCAGACGGAAGTACGCTACAGAGACAGCGTCGTAAGAGGAAAGTTTCACTTCTTTTGCAGCAGGAATACGGTTCGAGTTCCAGTGTTATTGGTGTCCCGCAGAGCaaagattcttcaacaagtgaGTATCGTGGGTTGATAGATAGTTCGCCGATGAAGCACATTCCAAACGACGATGAGAGTACAAAAGAGCCCAAACCTGGGACTGTTATCCACTTTTCAACGGGATCATAA
- the HOF1 gene encoding formin-binding protein HOF1 (similar to Saccharomyces cerevisiae HOF1 (YMR032W); ancestral locus Anc_2.591) encodes MAYSYELCFWDPNDDGVNVLLEHISAGIKSCGTMVTFFKHRSELEKDYARRLGAMSNKMAVDMENSPEYGRLNDCFGLMVKNEKSRAQAHSKQSELLYRQVFTEIKMFASKLQARYTTLSGKTEKLRVDKYNKRKGCEDLAKRLEEAQLRARELQLNQNNVIGSKRTEHNRRELAKWESNSREISIQLDVLRQEYKASQKHWFREWADISAQLQEMETARISYLQAKMQQYSQAAMETYLLEQAKMDSLINRLATFTPADDISEFSSAYGTGRLKEKRKGTDDMSLHQSHRSKRDTYTESIHKLSSQLQRQSLADSRVDKILPSPHVSAAKEIQPARHAEQLSAYSPHRSYVQDSHRPTSSSSSASSSNPTDFTTHVKNRHSMDSMTTSVSSMASSIDDSQRFAKSWNSSNRKRKSMSHLQEERRVDEPTSPAESDRSDRNVQDGIVQMRNSSTNTTIVNTNALPREDVRRKSMVLQESANPIEDALYEMERIKSIGSNVFASSDARVGRVRDNGITVTLPIMTSEGEPVIRYAKAVYPLLDNDAAELAHFQKGDYLLITLMVNEEWFRGEVYGNDMIESTHRNGLIPYNFIQLLS; translated from the coding sequence ATGGCGTACAGTTATGAGCTATGTTTTTGGGACCCCAATGATGATGGGGTTAATGTGCTTCTTGAACATATATCTGCTGGAATCAAGTCGTGTGGGACAATGGTaacttttttcaagcaCCGGAGTGAATTAGAGAAAGATTATGCTAGACGTTTAGGTGCTATGAGTAATAAGATGGCCGTTGATATGGAAAATAGTCCAGAATATGGGCGTTTGAACGATTGCTTTGGGTTAATGGTAAAAAATGAGAAGAGTAGGGCCCAGGCTCATTCAAAACAAAGTGAGTTATTATACAGGCAGGTATTCACCGAGATTAAGATGTTTGCTAGTAAATTGCAAGCTCGCTACACTACGCTGAGCGGAAAGACCGAGAAACTGAGAGTTGACAAATATAATAAACGCAAAGGATGTGAAGATTTGGCCAAGAGGCTCGAAGAAGCACAACTTCGTGCAAGagagcttcaattgaaccaaaaCAATGTGATTGGCAGTAAGAGGACTGAGCATAATCGTAGAGAGCTGGCTAAGTGGGAAAGTAATAGTCGAGAGATCAGCATACAACTAGATGTGTTAAGACAAGAATACAAGGCTTCACAGAAACATTGGTTTAGGGAATGGGCTGATATAAGtgctcaattgcaagagatgGAAACGGCAAGAATCTCGTATTTGCAAGCGAAGATGCAACAATATTCGCAGGCGGCTATGGAGACGTATTTGCTTGAGCAGGCCAAGATGGATTCCCTGATTAATCGATTGGCAACATTCACTCCAGCTGACGATATCTCAGAGTTTTCTAGTGCCTATGGTACGGGAAGGTTGAAGGAGAAGCGAAAAGGGACAGATGATATGAGCTTGCATCAAAGTCACAGGAGCAAGAGAGACACATACACTGAGAGTATCCACAAGTTGTCATCTCAGTTGCAAAGACAAAGTTTGGCAGATTCGAGAGTTGACAAGATACTGCCATCGCCTCACGTTTCGGCGGCTAAAGAAATACAGCCTGCTAGGCATGCTGAACAGCTATCAGCTTATTCACCACACAGGTCATATGTCCAAGACTCTCATAGACccacatcatcatcttcatcagcttcatcttccaatcCGACGGATTTCACAACTCACGTCAAGAATCGGCATAGTATGGATTCAATGACCACATCCGTAAGTTCTATGGCAAGTAGCATCGATGACTCGCAGAGGTTTGCTAAATCATGGAATTCGTCAAACAGGAAAAGAAAATCTATGAGCCATCTACAGGAGGAAAGGCGTGTAGATGAACCCACTTCTCCGGCAGAAAGTGATCGCAGCGATAGAAATGTCCAAGACGGTATTGTTCAAATGAGGAATTCTAGTACAAACACTACAATTGTAAACACGAATGCTTTGCCTCGAGAAGATGTTCGTCGTAAATCAATGGTCTTACAGGAATCTGCTAACCCAATCGAGGACGCGTTATATGAAAtggaaagaatcaagaGTATAGGCAGCAATGTATTTGCCTCGTCAGATGCTCGAGTGGGCCGCGTTAGGGACAATGGGATCACAGTCACTTTACCAATAATGACCAGCGAAGGTGAGCCCGTAATCAGATATGCCAAAGCAGTATATCCTTTATTAGATAACGATGCTGCTGAGTTGGCGCATTTCCAGAAAGGCGATTATTTGCTAATCACTTTAATGGTAAACGAAGAATGGTTCAGAGGTGAAGTTTACGGTAATGATATGATTGAAAGCACACACAGAAACGGACTAATACCATATAATTttattcaacttttgaGTTGA
- the SFK1 gene encoding Sfk1p (similar to Saccharomyces cerevisiae SFK1 (YKL051W); ancestral locus Anc_2.589) has translation MPIPKPGNYFFLVPIVALVPWYGMLMAMLICWAGQGHPLYAFMDPEDKQNVVYISDIGATNLNPLFIACAGWQGLFYVVTVACEFYQRSGYWPFRLRANYKTSADDGSTSELSVNTMKSQYSEMLASARFLMPPWYTRDERNLIFASFVNGLIGELALLFCSIFTTAKYHTVHITMVVIFIIFLFFSVCCNIAEYMVMGRHYALLHPLAFQGTGSQPVTIDQLKWYQWRGHVWNKFTISGVSKIVWLIFAIVWAICFAAIDDDSKSACFEWLLAFWLGLYFIMLSIDFYFGGRYKKSRYFQHVQSFSGYYKYDEFLASTNFHHVSIPDEGEEVVIHDAEPVSMRAVVV, from the coding sequence ATGCCCATTCCCAAGCCTGGTAACTATTTTTTTCTCGTACCTATCGTGGCGCTAGTGCCCTGGTATGGTATGCTTATGGCTATGCTCATCTGCTGGGCAGGGCAGGGACATCCTCTGTATGCTTTCATGGATCCTGAAGACAAACAGAACGTTGTGTATATCTCTGATATCGGTGCCACTAATCTAAATCCATTGTTTATCGCATGTGCCGGTTGGCAGGGTCTCTTCTATGTCGTTACTGTCGCCTGTGAGTTTTATCAAAGATCCGGTTACTGGCCATTCCGTCTCCGGGCCAATTATAAGACCAGTGCAGATGACGGTTCTACCAGTGAGTTATCTGTGAACACCATGAAGTCTCAATATAGTGAAATGCTTGCTTCAGCGAGGTTTCTGATGCCTCCATGGTACACTCGTGATGAGAGGAATTTGATCTTTGCATCATTTGTAAATGGTCTAATAGGTGAACTTGCGCTACTGTTCTGTTCTATTTTCACGACGGCCAAATACCATACGGTTCATATCACTATGGTGGTTATCTTTATCATTTTCCTATTCTTTTCGGTGTGCTGTAATATCGCAGAGTATATGGTCATGGGAAGGCACTATGCGTTGTTACATCCGCTAGCATTTCAAGGTACAGGTAGTCAGCCCGTCACAatagatcaattgaaatgGTACCAATGGAGAGGACATGTTTGGAACAAATTCACCATTAGTGGTGTATCCAAAATCGTTTGGCTCATATTCGCTATAGTTTGGGCCATTTGTTTTGCAgctattgatgatgactcCAAGAGTGCCTGTTTCGAATGGTTATTAGCGTTCTGGCTCGGTCTCTACTTCATCATGCTATCAATCGACTTTTATTTCGGTGGTAGGTATAAGAAATCTCGTTATTTCCAACACGTACAGTCCTTCTCTGGTTACTATAAGTACGACGAGTTTCTAGCCAGTACCAATTTCCATCATGTTTCCATACCTGATGAGGGAGAAGAAGTGGTCATCCATGATGCAGAACCTGTCTCCATGAGGGCAGTCGTGGTTTGA
- the LPX2 gene encoding Lpx2p (similar to Saccharomyces cerevisiae YKL050C and YMR031C; ancestral locus Anc_2.590), whose translation MSLVSAVKDQDRDELLNGSHPAGTVKKTTIRSSSSVYQTSGEPLSKEALYRAKLKYGVYQSPATKTSTGVSEPKVASDIAANLANDNKTTINAYKRLFVDPGAAKAATKVGVKGIQHVPANEVASTHAGSQSAATRAYSIASNTSAKKVTKTSGEGNRHRSHSVSSASHALTSSFSEKKVNPPPKPLNLAKVLSGAERQAEQRIHDRTTPERKNFSYGLKTNAAGKAAGNSFQLTKETLGKMASKIDSTAIEKEADPHNYAEWAAYAVRDIDPKTLMNLDFQEAEKKRQTYLSQLTSQQVLLKARENADRELKAIDALDHHNFLFGNEAYNKAAVERARKNAEKMVPYQNKINLGGGLWLSPEDVDDIAKGLINPVLGEVTQRAGDQRATDLDIKERNETYRREYASWLDMQHSKLQNNQLIVAETDSRHAREKEATKAEATKTYNELVARKDKEIAEKNEKLAKTKESKEALEKQMEDRLKSEDERVKLMIANFTKSNEKDLKASKKEQEELLKPYHDGLKEAEDEHARLLKEKTSIEEEIEKLRTSIETHKEQLTKYEEDIKAHEEKETSERQRLTELGTEKDELRTDLDENVIVTANKAKEQAAISSEEARLRQLEVDAFINERKSKLNETEIELQREKLSMLDAMRKVAEARGDQKIDEERVKSLIGMTSEEYMTKQKELHGKDAPTPVGADLDEEDEPDEDLVDSNVSAKPVNRHLDLTDADGAAPSASVKSVTGASGRITEETKPTETKPAKTKPLETKAAPSQKHVTVSDTAKSAKGDDEASWAEKFFLGGPSAKTRRESLSKAKKAEKPNKPATTKEGHDLEHTFSGFSQGSIEEHAHKKKTAASLADESEDDDEEVPELSGTEGNDESNGENKRSSYFQEVF comes from the coding sequence ATGTCTTTGGTCTCTGCTGTTAAGGATCAGGATCGCGACGAATTGTTGAATGGCAGTCATCCTGCTGGTACCGTTAAGAAGACCACTATTAGGTCATCTAGCTCGGTGTATCAAACTTCAGGGGAGCCCTTGAGTAAAGAAGCCTTGTACAGAGCCAAGCTGAAGTATGGTGTTTACCAATCTCCTGCTACCAAAACTTCTACGGGGGTAAGTGAACCTAAGGTGGCTTCCGATATTGCTGCCAATTTGGCTAACGATAATAAGACTACTATTAATGCCTATAAAAGATTGTTTGTGGACCCTGGTGCTGCAAAGGCTGCGACAAAAGTTGGTGTGAAGGGTATTCAACATGTGCCAGCTAACGAAGTAGCTTCCACTCATGCTGGTTCTCAGTCTGCTGCTACTAGAGCGTACTCTATTGCTTCCAATACTTCTGCAAAAAAAGTTACCAAGACTTCTGGGGAAGGAAACCGTCATAGGTCTCACTCCGTTTCCTCTGCTTCTCATGCGCTgacttcatcattttcagAGAAAAAGGTGAATCCACCTCCAAAACCGCTAAATTTGGCGAAAGTGCTATCCGGTGCTGAAAGACAGGCAGAGCAGAGAATTCACGATAGAACTACCCCAGAACGTAAGAATTTCAGTTATGGCTTAAAGACCAATGCTGCTGGTAAAGCTGCTGGGAACAGTTTCCAGTTGACCAAAGAGACCTTGGGTAAGATGGCCTCCAAGATTGATAGTACTGCAATTGAAAAGGAGGCAGATCCACACAATTATGCCGAATGGGCTGCGTACGCTGTGAGAGATATTGATCCCAAGACTCTGATGAACCTcgatttccaagaagctgAGAAGAAAAGACAAACATATTTGAGCCAATTGACTTCACAGCAGGTCTTGTTGAAAGCTCGGGAGAACGCTGACAGAGAGCTGAAGGCCATCGATGCGTTGGATCACCATAATTTCCTGTTTGGCAACGAGGCCTACAACAAGGCTGCAGTGGAGCGTGCCAGGAAGAATGCCGAGAAGATGGTTCCTTATCAGAATAAGATCAATTTGGGAGGTGGTCTATGGTTGTCTCCTGAAGATGTCGATGATATTGCTAAGGGGTTGATCAACCCTGTTCTGGGCGAGGTTACTCAGAGAGCCGGTGACCAACGTGCCACTGATCTTGACATCAAGGAGAGAAACGAGACTTACAGGAGGGAGTATGCCTCATGGTTAGATATGCAGCACTCTAAATTACAAAACAATCAACTCATCGTTGCTGAAACGGACTCAAGACATGCTAGGGAGAAGGAAGCCACCAAGGCAGAAGCTACAAAAACTTATAACGAACTTGTTGCTAGAAAAGATAAGGAGATagctgaaaagaatgagaaattggccaagaCCAAAGAGTCAAAGGAGGCTTTAGAAAAGCAAATGGAGGACAGATTGAAGAGTGAAGATGAGAGGGTTAAATTGATGATCGCTAACTTCACTAAATCCAATGAAAAGGATCTCAAGGCATCTAAAAAGGAACAGGAAGAATTATTAAAGCCTTACCACGATGGGTTGAAAGAAGCCGAAGATGAGCATGCTCGTTTACTAAAGGAGAAAACTTCTATCGAGGAAGAGATCGAAAAACTGCGTACCTCTATCGAAACCCACAAGGAACAGTTGACCAAATACGAAGAGGATATCAAAGCTcatgaagagaaagagacGAGTGAAAGACAAAGATTGACAGAGTTGGGCacagagaaagatgaattACGTACTGACTTAGATGAGAACGTTATTGTCACAGCCAATAAGGCCAAGGAGCAAGCTGCCATTTCATCCGAGGAAGCTCGTCTAAGACAGCTAGAAGTTGACGCTTTTATCAACGAACGCAAGAGCAAGTTGAATGAAACAGAGATTGAATTacaaagagaaaaactCAGTATGCTCGATGCCATGAGGAAAGTGGCAGAAGCTCGTGGAgatcaaaaaattgacgAGGAGAGGGTCAAGTCTCTGATAGGTATGACTTCTGAGGAGTACATGACTAAACAAAAGGAACTTCATGGTAAGGACGCGCCAACTCCTGTTGGAGCAGATctcgacgaagaagatgaaccTGATGAGGATTTAGTTGATAGTAATGTTAGTGCCAAACCAGTGAATCGCCACCTCGACCTCACTGACGCCGATGGTGCTGCTCCATCGGCTTCTGTCAAATCAGTCACTGGTGCAAGTGGACGAATCACTGAAGAGACAAAGCCTACAGAAACCAAGCCTGCAAAGACCAAGCCTTTGGAGACAAAAGCTGCTCCTTCACAGAAACACGTTACTGTATCAGACACTGCTAAATCAGCaaaaggtgatgatgaagcttCATGGGCAgaaaaattcttcctcGGAGGCCCAAGTGCCAAGACAAGGAGGGAATCTCTCTCGAAAGCTAAGAAGGCTGAAAAGCCTAACAAACCCGCTACAACAAAAGAAGGTCATGACCTGGAACACACGTTCAGTGGATTCTCACAAGGCAGCATCGAAGAACACGCccacaagaagaagacagCGGCATCACTAGCGGACGAGTCcgaagatgacgacgaagaagtGCCTGAATTAAGTGGGACCGAAGGGAACGACGAGTCCAACGGCGAGAACAAAAGAAGCAGCTATTTCCAAGAAGTCTTTTAA
- the DEF1 gene encoding DNA damage-responsive RNA polymerase-degradation factor DEF1 (similar to Saccharomyces cerevisiae DEF1 (YKL054C); ancestral locus Anc_2.586) gives MSSQFRKSNSHNKKLDPQVKFKLETLTELFPDWTNDDLIDLVNEYDDLETIIDKITSGAVTRWDEVKKPSKKERLEKKQEQQQQQQQQQQQQQQQSPLEQDTAASHHHHHHTKAGSGATRSNARSRRQQHGRHNDANESGKPNAAVAAATAAVNRGKSGSNGSGTWANVASWDDNKKPEETKQEEPKEEPVESTKPTATATATTTATTATTATGVETQKPKKMSWAAIATPKPKVVKKSSPVEDVSSLKREVEALEEEASEESVPVNVQDEPEQEAEKDGEEQEEPVQEQEEEPVEEVQEEENETIPEETGTESIPTSAPEAPVQEEQPVEKQEVQNQGGLDTKEQEDAYYQQQQQYLAQQQQYAQKQTPQQAAQNLSQQPQQQTQQPQQQSGANAAQRQYYMYQNQFPGYSYPGMFDSQSYYGQQQQQQQQQQQQQQPYGQQPTQSSSQAGVTGAGASQYTVPQGYGQVGNPEITSVGTGAASPATSHAQPQQGQPQYGGSFMPYYAHFYQQSFPYAQPQYGMAGQYPYQVPKAGYNYYQPQQQGQERQQSQQSPGQSPSQQTEDIQQQAQASQQNGQASQNSQSGQQPMNPQQVQFQQYYQFQQQQQAAAAAAAAAAAQQGLPYGYNGYDYTSQASRGFY, from the coding sequence ATGTCGTCACAGTTCAGGAAGTCGAATAGTCATAATAAAAAACTGGATCCCCAGGTGAAGTTTAAGTTGGAGACTCTTACAGAACTTTTCCCCGATTGGaccaatgatgatttaATCGACTTGGTTAATGAATATGATGACTTAGAGACTATAATTGATAAGATTACATCTGGTGCAGTAACCAGGTGGGACGAAGTGAAAAAACCATCGAAGAAGGAGAGGCTCGAAAAGAAACAGgagcaacaacaacaacaacaacaacaacaacaacaacaacaacaacagtcGCCACTAGAGCAGGATACGGCTGCTTCGcatcaccatcatcatcatacAAAGGCTGGTTCCGGTGCTACCAGGAGTAATGCTAGGAGTAGAAGACAGCAACATGGTAGACATAATGACGCAAATGAAAGTGGTAAACCTAATGCAGCAGTGGCGGCTGCCACTGCTGCGGTAAACCGTGGGAAATCTGGTAGTAACGGGTCCGGTACTTGGGCTAACGTAGCATCTTGGGATgacaacaagaaaccaGAGGAAACAAAACAGGAAGAACCTAAAGAGGAACCGGTGGAATCAACGAAGCCTACTGCCACTGCTACTGCTACTACTACTGCTACTACTGCTACTACTGCTACTGGTGTGGAGACTcagaaaccaaagaaaatgTCATGGGCAGCCATAGCTACTCCAAAGCCTaaagtggtgaagaaatcttcgCCCGTAGAGGATGTtagttctttgaagaggGAAGTGGAAGCACTGGAAGAGGAAGCTAGTGAAGAATCAGTACCAGTAAACGTTCAAGATGAGCCTGAACAGGAGGCAGAAaaagatggagaagaacaagaagagccTGTAcaggagcaagaagaagaaccagtggaagaagtacaagaagaagaaaatgagacCATTCCTGAAGAGACTGGCACTGAATCTATACCAACTAGTGCTCCAGAAGCCCCAGTGCAGGAAGAACAACCAGTGgagaaacaagaagttcaaaatCAGGGTGGCCTTGATACtaaggaacaagaagacgCTTActaccaacaacaacaacaatacTTAgctcaacaacagcaatACGCTCAGAAGCAGACTCCTCAACAAGCCGCACAAAACCTATCTcaacaaccacaacaacaaactcaacaaccacaacaaCAGAGTGGTGCTAATGCTGCTCAACGTCAATACTACATGTACCAAAATCAATTCCCAGGTTACTCTTACCCAGGTATGTTTGATTCTCAAAGTTACTACggtcaacaacaacagcagcaacagcaacagcaacagcaacagcaaccaTATGGTCAACAACCAACTCAAAGTTCGAGTCAAGCTGGTGTCACTGGCGCTGGTGCTTCCCAATATACCGTGCCTCAAGGTTATGGTCAAGTGGGTAACCCTGAGATTACGAGCGTAGGTACTGGTGCCGCTTCACCAGCTACATCACACGCTCAACCACAACAAGGTCAACCACAATACGGCGGCTCTTTCATGCCATACTATGCACATTTCTACCAACAATCTTTCCCATACGCTCAACCTCAATACGGAATGGCTGGTCAATACCCTTACCAAGTTCCAAAGGCCGGTTACAATTATTACCAGCCACAACAGCAGGGTCAAGAAAGACAACAGTCGCAACAAAGCCCAGGTCAATCTCCATCTCAGCAGACTGAAGATATTCAACAACAGGCACAAGCATCACAACAAAATGGTCAAGCATCCCAAAATTCTCAAAGTGGGCAACAGCCAATGAACCCTCAACAAGTACAATTCCAACAGTACTATCAGTTccaacaacagcagcaggCTGCCGccgctgctgctgctgctgctgctgcccAACAGGGTCTACCTTACGGTTACAATGGTTACGACTACACATCTCAAGCTTCAAGAGGATTCTATTAA
- the CSE4 gene encoding centromeric DNA-binding histone H3-like protein CSE4 (similar to Saccharomyces cerevisiae CSE4 (YKL049C); ancestral locus Anc_2.592), producing the protein MELKQLDHNASIHSDSGARTLSNVNRLSVEQQRINERALSLLQRNRERRELLRRQQDRRRFERIPERQYIQPAEHRYALDEVTRKRDELGRQQRKRKVRVNKKVSSHSKHTPSELALYEIRKYQRSTELLISKIPFARLVKEVTDQFTTEEQQLRWQSMAILALQEASEAYLVGLLEHTNLLALHAKRITIMRKDMQLARRIRGQFL; encoded by the coding sequence ATGGAGCTCAAACAGTTGGACCACAACGCCAGCATCCACAGCGACTCTGGTGCTAGGACATTGAGCAACGTGAACAGGTTATCTGTAGAACAACAGCGGATTAATGAAAGAGCCCTATCACTCCTTCAACGTAATAGAGAACGTAGAGAGTTGCTAAGGAGGCAACAAGATAGACGAAGGTTTGAACGAATACCTGAACGGCAATATATTCAACCTGCGGAGCACCGGTACGCCTTAGATGAAGTAACAAGAAAGCGCGATGAGCTGGGGAGGcaacagaggaagaggaaagtACGGGTCAATAAGAAGGTCAGTTCGCATAGTAAGCATACACCGAGTGAATTGGCTCTATATGAAATAAGGAAATACCAGCGATCGACCGAGCTGCTAATATCGAAGATCCCTTTCGCGAGGTTAGTCAAAGAGGTGACCGATCAATTCACTACAGAGGAACAGCAATTGAGGTGGCAATCGATGGCTATTCTAGCCCTTCAGGAGGCTAGTGAAGCGTACCTTGTTGGGCTACTAGAGCATACTAATCTGCTCGCGTTGCATGCCAAAAGAATTACGATAATGAGGAAAGATATGCAACTGGCGAGAAGGATACGAGGCCAATTTTTGTAG
- the ARP9 gene encoding Arp9p (similar to Saccharomyces cerevisiae ARP9 (YMR033W); ancestral locus Anc_2.593) yields the protein MAPFRLDSILIIYPRSESTLIQFGIQEETFTVPELEIPTLVYKSKDAEGNVVYHSEPGESREEVRPIKNSSIIDLDAFLGFLRLVYVSILYDSSSRKPGAFEAELSSIPLLMVAHHSWSQIQLEVITQFVFEALQINNALLLPASLASSYAMSSLQNCCIIDIGTTHTDIIPIIDYTPLEALSSKIAYGGQLINDQLSKQLPDLSAEQIEDLKRSPIFEVLTEDAKKMSAFDFQETSETDDGALDVAAIVTSGRDTREILEERERQKNEKNVSNSQLESNTFSDRHGNAITVGKSRFQGCDQLIKKISNRVGKALSRIDDLLKLRGAWENIIIVGETSSIQGFKEALVVQLNDDFLIVEPEEERQRREQEAMGALPAKRKNKFMGSGFIPNIEYVQAPSVIKMAKYPDYFPEWKKHGYSRIPFLGAQIVSKQIFTHSKDTFYITKEKYDAKGPAALWDIMF from the exons ATGGCGCCTTTTAGATTGGACAGCATATTG ATTATTTACCCAAGATCGGAGTCCACGCTGATCCAGTTCGGAATACAGGAGGAAACGTTTACGGTCCCTGAGTTGGAGATCCCTACTCTGGTCTACAAGAGTAAAGATGCAGAGGGAAACGTCGTCTATCATAGTGAGCCAGGTGAATCGAGAGAAGAGGTACGGCCCATCAAGAACAGTTCTATCATCGATTTGGATGCATTTTTGGGGTTTTTGAGACTCGTCTATGTCTCCATCTTATATGATTCCTCGTCGAGAAAACCTGGTGCATTTGAGGCCGAGCTTTCAAGTATTCCATTGCTTATGGTTGCACACCACTCATGGTCACAGATACAACTAGAGGTAATTACTCAGTTTGTATTTGAAGCTCTACAGATAAACAATGCCCTACTCCTTCCTGCATCTCTCGCTTCATCCTATGCTATGAGTTCCTTGCAAAATTGTTGTATCATTGATATTGGAACAACTCACACTGATATCATACCTATAATTGATTATACACCGCTAGAGGCTCTCAGTTCGAAGATTGCATATGGTGGGCAGCTGATAAATGACCAGCTGAGTAAACAACTGCCTGACTTGTCAGCTGAACAAatagaagatttgaaaagatcgcccatctttgaagttttGACTGAAGACGCCAAGAAGATGTCAGCTTTCGATTTCCAGGAGACATCGGAGACTGATGATGGTGCTCTAGATGTCGCGGCTATCGTTACAAGTGGTCGTGATACTCGTGAGATCTTGGAGGAAAGAGAACGCCAAAAGAATGAGAAGAACGTCTCGAATTCTCAACTAGAATCTAATACATTTTCGGATAGACATGGCAACGCAATCACCGTCGGGAAGAGTAGGTTTCAAGGGTGCGATCAACtaatcaaaaaaatttcaaatagaGTGGGCAAGGCATTGAGCcgaattgatgatttgctCAAACTGAGGGGTGCCTGGGAGAATATAATCATAGTTGGTGAAACATCATCCATTCAAGGTTTTAAGGAAGCTCTAGTAGTACAACTTAATGACGATTTTTTGATAGTTgaaccagaagaagaaaggcagagaagagaacaagaagcCATGGGAGCTTTGCCAGCAAAGAGGAAAAACAAATTCATGGGTAGTGGATTCATACCTAATATTGAGTATGTGCAAGCGCCCAGTGTGATCAAGATGGCCAAATATCCAGACTATTTCCCTGAATGGAAGAAGCACGGCTACTCGAGGATCCCATTCTTAGGGGCGCAGATTGTATCGAAACAGATTTTTACCCATTCGAAAGATACTTTTTACATTACCAAAGAGAAGTATGACGCCAAAGGCCCAGCTGCTTTATGGGACATCATGTTTTGA